A stretch of the Phycisphaerales bacterium genome encodes the following:
- a CDS encoding sialate O-acetylesterase → MISQIVGRSWSHTFVVTSLVVAICTCATFGDVKLPAIISDNMVLQAGDANVWGWAAPGEEVIVRLGPDPKNKPNQIISRSARADGDGCWAVTMTPATPSLFGGQPMKLVVTGKNEQVVNNVVIGEVWICSGQSNMEWPVRQSLKREQLSASGDVPGIRMFKVNHVSTSQKQDDVTGSWRISTPKNVPHFSGVGYVFAKEIHEALGEPVGMISTNWGGSVAEAWMSREHLEATVALTPLLKRTDADPPGDNHRPAHLYNGMIYPILNYGIRGAIWYQGESNVSRAAQYGIIFPEMIRDWRAKFDSGDFPFYFVQIAPYNYNSPEATAELRESQDKTQQLKKTGMVVTMDVGNPGDIHPQDKTTVGKRLAAWALANDYGMSAAFRSPNYKVGSLTLEGSKASVAFENTIGQLSTSDGKAPSDFTIAGPDMVFHPGIAVLNGNTVVVTSNKVTQPIAVRYAWSDTAQPNLIGGSELPATPFRTDEWPRVTEKHH, encoded by the coding sequence ATGATCAGCCAAATAGTGGGCCGAAGTTGGTCGCATACATTCGTCGTTACAAGTCTTGTCGTTGCTATTTGTACTTGTGCAACCTTTGGTGATGTAAAGCTGCCAGCAATTATCAGCGACAATATGGTTTTACAAGCGGGTGATGCTAATGTGTGGGGTTGGGCAGCGCCCGGCGAAGAGGTGATCGTTCGCTTAGGCCCCGATCCAAAGAACAAGCCAAATCAGATCATCTCACGATCAGCGCGAGCAGACGGAGATGGTTGTTGGGCGGTCACAATGACTCCAGCCACACCCTCACTCTTCGGTGGGCAACCTATGAAGCTTGTGGTAACAGGAAAGAATGAACAAGTTGTTAACAACGTTGTTATTGGTGAGGTCTGGATTTGCTCTGGTCAATCAAATATGGAATGGCCGGTAAGGCAATCTCTAAAAAGGGAGCAGCTATCAGCATCTGGTGATGTGCCGGGGATTCGAATGTTTAAAGTGAATCATGTAAGCACCTCTCAGAAACAAGATGATGTGACCGGATCATGGCGTATTTCAACACCCAAAAATGTGCCTCACTTCTCTGGCGTTGGATACGTGTTTGCAAAAGAAATCCATGAAGCTCTTGGTGAGCCTGTTGGCATGATCTCAACGAATTGGGGAGGTTCGGTAGCAGAGGCCTGGATGAGTAGGGAACACCTTGAGGCAACCGTGGCGCTTACGCCGTTGCTTAAACGAACGGATGCGGATCCACCTGGCGATAATCATCGTCCAGCTCATCTCTACAACGGAATGATCTATCCAATTCTCAACTATGGAATTCGTGGGGCGATTTGGTACCAGGGGGAGTCAAATGTCAGCCGCGCTGCGCAGTACGGCATCATCTTTCCAGAGATGATTAGAGACTGGCGAGCAAAGTTTGATAGTGGTGATTTCCCTTTTTACTTCGTGCAGATAGCACCCTACAACTACAACAGTCCAGAGGCGACGGCTGAGTTGCGCGAGTCGCAGGACAAGACACAGCAATTAAAAAAGACGGGCATGGTTGTAACGATGGACGTTGGCAATCCTGGAGATATTCATCCCCAAGATAAAACGACTGTTGGGAAGCGATTAGCAGCATGGGCACTTGCTAATGATTATGGAATGAGCGCTGCTTTTAGGAGTCCGAACTATAAGGTTGGTTCATTGACTCTTGAGGGATCGAAGGCTTCGGTGGCGTTCGAAAACACGATTGGTCAACTTTCAACAAGTGATGGAAAAGCCCCGTCCGATTTCACAATCGCAGGTCCAGACATGGTCTTTCATCCGGGCATTGCGGTGCTTAATGGCAATACAGTGGTGGTCACATCGAACAAAGTGACACAACCCATCGCAGTTCGTTATGCATGGAGTGATACTGCGCAACCAAATCTTATTGGTGGCAGTGAACTTCCAGCGACACCCTTCCGGACTGATGAGTGGCCGCGAGTAACAGAAAAACATCACTAA